GAATCAGTTCAACCGGTGGTTCAATGTCCGTTGAGATTACAAAGGCTGGCGTGTCAGGTTGGCACAACCTAGTCATGTATTCTTGCAAGTCCTTTTCTTCCAAGTGTTTGGCGAATGACGTTTCCGTAATTCCCAACAGTTGAATCCGTTCCGAAGGGTAATAGGCAAAGTAGCCGGTTAATTCTAACCCTGGCCGTGAGATATCACTCGTCGTAATCGGTCGATCTAAATATTCAGCCCCGGAAAAAACGTTCAAATGGGTATTGTCCACTAATTCTTTAACACTCACACTCTTATTGCTCATGAAAATCCTCCTTGCCTACACGTCCGGTGTAATGAAGTAATTGCAAATCGACATTAGTAGTGAAATCAAAAAGACCATTCCAAACGATGAAAAGCTCATCATTGGACCCACGAGTACAGCCGTCAGCTCAAGGATTAAGGCGTTGAGCACTAGGTTAAAGAGTCCGAACGTCACAATGTTAATTGGCAAAAACAATATTGATAAAATCGGTTTAATTAAAACCTGTAATAAGGTTAAAACGGCAGCGGCGCCAAGCGCCACCTGCCAGCTTCCAATGTAAAAGGAAGCTGGAAAAATCGTGGCAAAGGCCAATAACAAAATAAAATTAACCAGCCACCGACTAATTACTCTCATTTGGTCGCTCCTGTTTGTTCCTCGGGAAAGGTTACAATTCCAATTTCATGGGGTGCGCCTTCGTAAATGGCTGCATCCTTTAGTTCTAACTGACCGTTGCGATTTTTAATCTTTAAATGGCAAAAAGTGGGACTACTTTGCAAGGCCCGGTATAACTGTTCTTCGTTGCGAACGGCTTGCCCGTTAACCTCTAAAATCAGGTCTCCAGTTTGCAGGTTCATCTTACTAGCAGGTGTATTTGGTTTCACCGCTAGAATTCGAATTCCATCCACAGCTTGTTCGACTTGCTTAGCAGAAGCCCGTTTGTCAACGCGGTGGTAATGGTAAAGTACCATTCCGTAAGCCAACAGTAAGACCACAATTGATAGCATTTCAAACCAGAGGTTTTTCCAGAGGAAGGCATCGATTGTAAGCCCCAAACTCAACCAAGCTAACCAACCAGTGGCATTGGCCAGACGTTTAAGAATGTCTGTCGACATATCACTCACAAACTTAAACCGGTAACCAATCAAGAACGGCACTACCAAGATGCTAACCTTGCTTCCGAACAACCGAAACATTGGCCAGAAGGGACTGTTCGCAACAAATAATTGTCCTGGAACTAGAAAAACGAGCGGAAAAATGGTGAATTTGTTAAAGAGATACGAAGCAACTCGGTTCCCACGAATGTTCTTGCTAAGCACCGGCGAATTTACGGACTTCCGGTTAAACTTCAAAAACAGGTATTGCAAAATCAGCATAACCGTTAGTAGCTCTAAGAAGTTCATTCCCACGGGCATGGTGTTTTGTAAGGTTAAGCTAAAGTTTCCGTTTAAAATATGGGTATAAAAGTTGTTACCCAATAACAGAATCAGTACCATTAGGATTCCCATTCCAGCAAACGGTAACATTGCCCCTGGAATCACCAACATCAAGGCCACAATCACCTCGTAAGAAAAAATCCAGGCGTAGGAAACTTCGATTCCAAACGCAAAGGACAGGATAGAACCTACGATTCCTAACCCAACCGTCCCCCATAAAAAGGTCCGCAGTTCGGTATGTTTGGGATTAATGGCGCTGCCATAGAGCGAGCGTTCCCGTTTCACTCGTAAGTGGTGATCCACCAAGGTCCGCCCGATTCCGAACCAAAACGCTGGCATCATGAAGAAAAATAAAACGTTAAATAATAACTGTTGTTGCATAATTGCCATCCTTATTGATTATCTTGTTGTAGTTTCCACTGTAAGTACGCGTCAATGAAGGGATTCAGGTCACCGTCCATTACGGCTTTCCCGTTCGCGGTTTCGTAACCCGTCCGGTGATCTTTCACCATGGTATACGGATGAAAGACGTAGGACCGAATTTGCGAACCCCACCCAATGTCGAGCTGGGTTCCCGCCAACTTCGCCTTTTCCTCGGCCTTCTTTTGTTCTTCACGTTCATACAACTTTGATTTTAACATATTCATCGCAGTAACTCGGTTTTGAAGTTGAGAACGTTGCGCCTGACTTGCCGTCACAATCCCCGTCGGCAAGTGGGTAATCCGGACAGCCGAAGAGGTTTTATTAATGTGTTGCCCTCCAGCACCGCTGGACCGAAAGACATCAATCCGCAGGTCATCCGGATTAATCTCAACCGTTACGCTGTCGTCTAACTCGGGCATCACGTCCACAGACGCAAATGAGGTGTGCCGGCGTGCGGCCGAATCAAAGGGTGAAATCCGCACCAACCGGTGGATTCCTTTTTCTGCCTTCAAATAACCATAGGCATTCGGACCACTAACGGTCAACGTGACACTACTAAGACCCGCAACTTCCCCCGGTTGATAATCATCGATTTCAACCTTAAAGTTGTTCTGCTCAGCCCACCGCGTGTACATTCGCAGCAGCATTTCCGCCCAGTCTTCGGCTTCCGTCCCACCGGCGCCCGGATGAATTTCCACAATCGCATTATTGTGATCATACTTCCCGTTTAACAACAGGCTTAGCTGGTAATTATGCAAATGTTGTTCCGCTTGCTCCAGATCGTGCTCAAAGTCCTGAGCTAGTTCTGGATCATCTGCTTCCGTGAGGAGCGCCAAGCTAACTTCCAGATTTTCGGCTTCTGTTTCCAACTCATGAAATTTATCATACTTTTCCTTGAGCTGATTGGTCGTCGCAATTAACTGCTGGGCGGCTTGTTGGTCATCCCAGAAACCTGGTTGAGCCATTTTAGCCTCGTTAATACTAATATCTTCGTTTAATTGATCGAGGTCAAAGAGACCTCCCAAAGTTACTAATGGCTTCGTTAATGTCGGCCACTTTGGCTTTTGCTGTGCTTAATTCCATTTTACGTTCTCCTTATTGATTTTTAAAATTGCCAAGAAAAAGCGAAGAACCGCAGTCCTTCGCCTTCTTGGTTATCTTTGAATGTTTTGCCGAATCTCGGCTTTCATGAAGAGACGGGTCACATCGTAATCAATGTCTGCAACCATTTCTTCAAACATCCGGAATCCTTCCCGTTGATATTCCACCAGCGGATTTAACTGACCGTAACCCCGTAGTCCAATCGACTCTCTGAGTTGGTCCATGGCATCAATATGGTTGGTCCAGTGATCGTCGACCACCCGTAAAATCACCACTTTTTCAAATTCCAAGAGCTGACTTGGTTCTGGGAACTGCTTGGCCTTTTCATCGTAGGAGCGCCGGGCTAACTGAGTCAGATACTCCTTAATTTCATCCGCACTCTTCCCCTTTAAATCGTCAACTCCAATTTCATTGATACTAACCAATGAACTAACGGCAAAATCAACAATCGTATCCAGGTTCCAATCCTTTTGTTCCCCTTGAGTATGCAGGGAAACAATCCGGTCAATCGTCCGTTCGACCATTGGCATGATGACCCAGCGTAATGACTGATTTTCTTCAATGACGCGGTTCCGCTCACCGTAGATCACATCTCGTTGTTCAGACATCACGTTATCGTATTTCAACACGTTTTTCCGCGAATCGTAGTTATTTCCTTCGACCCGTTTTTGGGCAGATTCCACTTGCTTCGTAATCATCCGGCTCCGAATCACAGCGTCGTCATCTTCCACCTTCAGCGTGTTTAAGACGTTCTTGATTCGTTCCGAACCAAACCGGCGCATCAAATCATCCTCTAAGGATAGATAGAATTGGGAATATCCCGGGTCTCCTTGCCGACCAGCCCGGCCCCGCAGCTGATTATCAATCCGCCGGGATTCGTGTCGTTCCGTTCCAATGACAGCTAGGCCACCCACACCAACTACGCCAGGTCCTAATTTGATATCGGTACCTCGCCCGGCCATGTTCGTCGCAATCGTTACGGCACCTTTTTGACCAGCATTGGCAACAATATCAGCTTCCTTGGCGTGGTTTTTCGCGTTCAAAACAACGTGGGGAACATGTTCTTGGTCTAATCGTTGGGAAAGATATTCCGAAGTTTCCACGGCTACCGTCCCGAGTAGAATTGGTTGTCCCCGTTTATGCAAAGCCTTGACCTTATCAATTACTGCATCAAACTTAGACTGTAACGTGGGATACAACACGTCAGGTTCGTCAATTCGAACCACGGGTTTATTAGTCGGAATGGCAACCACGTTCATATTATAAATTTCACGAAATTCTTCTTGTTCAGTCTTGGCCGTCCCGGTCATTCCAGCTAGCTTACTGTAACGCCGAAAAAGGTTTTGGTAAGTAATGTTAGCCATGGTCTTGCTTTCTTCCTGGATGGTTACCCCTTCCTTAGCTTCTAAGGCTTGGTGCAGTCCATCTGAGAAGCGCCGACCGTCCATAATCCGACCCGTAAAGGAATCCACAATTAAGACTTCATCGTCTTTAACCACGTAATCTTTATCCCGTTCCATCACGTAGTTAGCCCGTAACGCTTGGTCAATGTGGTGAGTCAGAGCGGTATTATCCGGATCATAGATGTTTTTCAGGTTAAAGAATTGGTCTGCTTTCTTAATCCCTTGTTCCGTTAAAGAGACGGTTTTGGTTTCTAAATCAACCTTAAAATCGTCCTGCGCCGTCAAAGTTTTCGCAAACCGATCTGCTTGCCGGTACAATTCGTTGGCTCCCTGGGCTTGCCCAGAAATAATCAACGGGGTCCGAGCTTCATCAATTAAAATCGAATCTACTTCGTCAACCAAGGCAAAGTTTAATGGTCGTTGCACCCGGTCTTCTTTATATACCACCATGTTATCCCGCAGGTAGTCAAAACCAATTTCACTGTTCGTTGAGTAGGTAATGTCGGCGTTATAGGCTTCCCGTTTTTCTTCGGGATTCTTTTCGGCGGTATTAACTCCGACGGTTAGCCCCAGCCAGTTGTAAAGTTCTCCCATTTGCTCAGCATCACGAGCAGACAGGTATTCGTTCACAGTTACCACGTGAACCCCTTTAC
This genomic stretch from Fructilactobacillus carniphilus harbors:
- a CDS encoding phage holin family protein: MRVISRWLVNFILLLAFATIFPASFYIGSWQVALGAAAVLTLLQVLIKPILSILFLPINIVTFGLFNLVLNALILELTAVLVGPMMSFSSFGMVFLISLLMSICNYFITPDV
- the secA gene encoding preprotein translocase subunit SecA, coding for MTTNVLKKWVESDNRRIKQLGKIADQVSSYSEEYRELSDAELQAKTPEFKKRYQNGTSLDDLLPEAFAVAREGARRVLGMTPFRVQIMGGIVLHEGNIAEMKTGEGKTLTATMPVYLNAISGKGVHVVTVNEYLSARDAEQMGELYNWLGLTVGVNTAEKNPEEKREAYNADITYSTNSEIGFDYLRDNMVVYKEDRVQRPLNFALVDEVDSILIDEARTPLIISGQAQGANELYRQADRFAKTLTAQDDFKVDLETKTVSLTEQGIKKADQFFNLKNIYDPDNTALTHHIDQALRANYVMERDKDYVVKDDEVLIVDSFTGRIMDGRRFSDGLHQALEAKEGVTIQEESKTMANITYQNLFRRYSKLAGMTGTAKTEQEEFREIYNMNVVAIPTNKPVVRIDEPDVLYPTLQSKFDAVIDKVKALHKRGQPILLGTVAVETSEYLSQRLDQEHVPHVVLNAKNHAKEADIVANAGQKGAVTIATNMAGRGTDIKLGPGVVGVGGLAVIGTERHESRRIDNQLRGRAGRQGDPGYSQFYLSLEDDLMRRFGSERIKNVLNTLKVEDDDAVIRSRMITKQVESAQKRVEGNNYDSRKNVLKYDNVMSEQRDVIYGERNRVIEENQSLRWVIMPMVERTIDRIVSLHTQGEQKDWNLDTIVDFAVSSLVSINEIGVDDLKGKSADEIKEYLTQLARRSYDEKAKQFPEPSQLLEFEKVVILRVVDDHWTNHIDAMDQLRESIGLRGYGQLNPLVEYQREGFRMFEEMVADIDYDVTRLFMKAEIRQNIQR
- the prfB gene encoding peptide chain release factor 2 (programmed frameshift) gives rise to the protein MELSTAKAKVADINEAISNFGRSLDLDQLNEDISINEAKMAQPGFWDDQQAAQQLIATTNQLKEKYDKFHELETEAENLEVSLALLTEADDPELAQDFEHDLEQAEQHLHNYQLSLLLNGKYDHNNAIVEIHPGAGGTEAEDWAEMLLRMYTRWAEQNNFKVEIDDYQPGEVAGLSSVTLTVSGPNAYGYLKAEKGIHRLVRISPFDSAARRHTSFASVDVMPELDDSVTVEINPDDLRIDVFRSSGAGGQHINKTSSAVRITHLPTGIVTASQAQRSQLQNRVTAMNMLKSKLYEREEQKKAEEKAKLAGTQLDIGWGSQIRSYVFHPYTMVKDHRTGYETANGKAVMDGDLNPFIDAYLQWKLQQDNQ
- a CDS encoding PDZ domain-containing protein, encoding MQQQLLFNVLFFFMMPAFWFGIGRTLVDHHLRVKRERSLYGSAINPKHTELRTFLWGTVGLGIVGSILSFAFGIEVSYAWIFSYEVIVALMLVIPGAMLPFAGMGILMVLILLLGNNFYTHILNGNFSLTLQNTMPVGMNFLELLTVMLILQYLFLKFNRKSVNSPVLSKNIRGNRVASYLFNKFTIFPLVFLVPGQLFVANSPFWPMFRLFGSKVSILVVPFLIGYRFKFVSDMSTDILKRLANATGWLAWLSLGLTIDAFLWKNLWFEMLSIVVLLLAYGMVLYHYHRVDKRASAKQVEQAVDGIRILAVKPNTPASKMNLQTGDLILEVNGQAVRNEEQLYRALQSSPTFCHLKIKNRNGQLELKDAAIYEGAPHEIGIVTFPEEQTGATK